From the Caballeronia sp. NK8 genome, one window contains:
- a CDS encoding class IV adenylate cyclase translates to MARNIEIKARAHRFEQLRERAAALAPDAPLVFRQQDFFYDVPTGRLKLRQFDDGTPSELIFYQRDDRDGPKVSYYSRSPVTNPEAMHALLAQALTTRGIVSKERHVYLVGRTRIHLDRVDGLGDFIELEVVLGQDDDEAGGEQEAHAMFARLGVAQTDLVPLAYVDLLSPGSSSAR, encoded by the coding sequence ATGGCACGCAACATCGAAATCAAGGCGCGCGCGCATCGATTCGAGCAACTCCGCGAGCGCGCGGCCGCGCTCGCCCCCGACGCACCGCTGGTTTTCCGCCAACAGGACTTCTTCTACGACGTGCCCACCGGCCGCCTCAAGCTGCGCCAGTTCGACGACGGCACGCCGTCCGAGCTGATCTTCTATCAGCGCGACGACCGCGACGGCCCGAAAGTCTCGTACTACTCGCGCAGCCCGGTCACGAATCCGGAAGCGATGCACGCGCTGCTCGCGCAGGCGCTGACCACGCGCGGCATCGTCTCGAAGGAGCGGCACGTGTATCTCGTCGGGCGCACGCGCATTCATCTGGATCGGGTGGACGGCCTCGGCGATTTCATCGAGCTGGAAGTGGTGCTCGGCCAGGACGACGACGAAGCCGGCGGCGAACAGGAAGCGCACGCGATGTTCGCGCGTCTCGGCGTCGCGCAGACGGACCTCGTGCCGCTCGCTTACGTGGATTTGCTCAGTCCTGGGTCATCCTCGGCCAGATGA
- a CDS encoding Lrp/AsnC family transcriptional regulator: MLELDHFDLALLDVLQRFGRATHQQLGEQVPLSPSQIGRRLQRLEATGVIEGYRVVLRPEKLGLGVTAFTSLKLKHHGDSVIEQFQQQIEMLPEVLECHATVGDADYLLRIVAPDLNALSGFVMKKLMRVPGVDSVRSNIVLTTFKRNGPLPLTHLAEDDPGLSKST; encoded by the coding sequence ATGCTCGAACTCGATCATTTCGACCTCGCCCTGCTCGACGTCCTTCAGCGTTTCGGGCGCGCCACGCATCAGCAACTGGGCGAGCAAGTGCCGCTTTCGCCGTCGCAGATCGGGCGGCGTCTGCAGCGGCTGGAAGCGACGGGGGTCATCGAAGGGTATCGGGTGGTGTTGCGGCCTGAGAAGCTCGGTCTCGGCGTGACCGCATTCACGAGCCTGAAATTGAAGCATCACGGCGATTCGGTCATCGAGCAGTTTCAGCAGCAGATCGAGATGCTGCCCGAAGTGCTCGAATGTCACGCGACCGTCGGCGATGCGGACTACCTGTTGCGCATCGTCGCGCCCGATCTGAACGCGCTCTCAGGCTTCGTCATGAAAAAGCTGATGCGTGTGCCGGGCGTCGACAGCGTGCGCTCGAACATCGTGCTGACGACGTTCAAGCGCAACGGCCCTTTGCCGCTCACTCATCTGGCCGAGGATGACCCAGGACTGAGCAAATCCACGTAA
- a CDS encoding DUF3717 domain-containing protein, translated as MAVIPIHELEAAINYWRGRSPSSGDELSLCKEASALSRPYALLIVQRQSSTTPEQLDDEARAAWEAYACFKNGIRN; from the coding sequence ATGGCTGTCATCCCGATCCACGAACTCGAAGCCGCGATCAACTACTGGCGCGGCCGCTCCCCGTCGAGCGGCGACGAACTCAGCCTCTGCAAGGAGGCGAGCGCGCTGTCCAGGCCCTATGCGCTGCTGATTGTACAGCGTCAGTCCAGCACGACGCCCGAGCAACTCGACGACGAGGCGCGCGCCGCGTGGGAAGCTTACGCGTGCTTCAAGAATGGCATTCGAAACTGA
- a CDS encoding response regulator transcription factor, whose product MRILLIEDDRPIARGIQSSLEQSGFTVDMVHDGIFAEQALAQNRHELVILDLGLPGIDGMTLLSRFRQSNRHTPVIILTARDELHDRVQGLNSGADDYMLKPFEPQELEARIRAVMRRSGPHGDVPRPEVSLGGLRLSGVDRRIFNDERPLELSPREFAVLEMLLLRHGRVVSKAQLQDHLTHFGGDLGDTAIEVYVHRVRKKLENTRVEIVTVRGFGYLLQEIRQAA is encoded by the coding sequence ATGCGAATCCTTCTGATCGAAGACGACCGCCCCATCGCGCGCGGCATTCAAAGCAGCCTCGAACAATCCGGCTTCACGGTCGACATGGTGCACGACGGCATCTTCGCCGAGCAGGCGCTCGCGCAGAACCGCCATGAACTCGTCATTCTCGATCTCGGCTTGCCCGGCATCGACGGCATGACGCTGCTCTCGCGTTTCCGCCAGAGCAACCGTCACACGCCGGTGATCATCCTCACCGCGCGCGACGAACTGCACGACCGCGTGCAGGGCCTGAACAGCGGCGCCGACGACTACATGCTCAAGCCGTTCGAGCCGCAGGAACTCGAAGCGCGCATCCGCGCCGTGATGCGCCGCAGCGGCCCGCACGGCGACGTGCCGCGCCCCGAGGTGTCGCTGGGCGGCTTGCGCCTGTCGGGTGTTGATCGCCGGATCTTCAACGACGAACGTCCGCTCGAACTCTCGCCGCGCGAATTCGCGGTGCTCGAAATGCTCTTGCTGCGTCATGGCCGCGTCGTCAGCAAGGCGCAGCTGCAGGATCACCTGACGCACTTCGGCGGCGATCTCGGCGATACGGCTATCGAAGTCTATGTGCATCGCGTGCGCAAAAAGCTCGAAAACACGCGCGTGGAGATCGTGACGGTTCGCGGCTTCGGCTATCTGCTGCAGGAGATCCGGCAAGCGGCGTAA
- a CDS encoding sensor histidine kinase has translation MARSKAAETPVPPSLRRTLLRRLAAPLSLLALMSGLMAYWLAWQYTQHVVDRSLADLATAISKQIQLAGVDAPVTVPPLAQAMFSDPVEQLIYRISTGDEEIAGEPDLPLTGTSVRRIHYAYVFETHFQGVSVRAAQVRVPQPTGNPIVVEVAQRVGSRYRIAVEFLIAIMMPLLLLLLAGWVIVWRVVNQQLNPLTDLADTLNQQTHISLEPVDETYVPSEIRPLTSAMNGLLVRLQAALDAQRKFIADAAHQLRTPLTAVKLHAEQALSSRDPAKAIEAVKELRASADRAVRLSNQLLSLARAEPGEQAARFADFDLAALAFETGAEWVPRALAARVDLGFQRLDDPDNEHPLIVRGNIVLSREVLANLIDNALKYIPPFRAEGARITMTVTEWRDANDRRFGEVVVEDNGPGVPPDQQPDLFKRFFRGDGQSVEGGAGLGLAIVHDIMVLHGGTVHYEDAPEGGARFIVRMPLKEPKPADAE, from the coding sequence CTGGCGCGCTCGAAAGCCGCCGAGACGCCGGTGCCGCCGAGCCTGCGGCGCACGCTGCTGCGCCGCCTTGCCGCGCCGTTGTCCCTGCTCGCGCTGATGAGCGGTCTCATGGCGTACTGGCTCGCCTGGCAATACACGCAACATGTGGTCGACCGCTCGCTCGCGGATCTCGCCACCGCCATCTCCAAGCAGATCCAGCTCGCGGGCGTCGATGCCCCCGTCACCGTGCCGCCGCTCGCGCAGGCGATGTTCTCCGATCCTGTCGAGCAGCTCATCTACCGCATCAGCACGGGCGACGAGGAGATCGCCGGCGAGCCCGACCTGCCGCTCACCGGCACCAGCGTGCGGCGCATTCACTACGCGTACGTCTTCGAGACGCATTTTCAGGGCGTGTCCGTGCGCGCGGCGCAAGTGCGCGTGCCGCAGCCGACCGGCAATCCGATCGTCGTCGAGGTGGCGCAGCGCGTGGGCTCGCGATATCGCATCGCGGTGGAATTCCTGATCGCGATCATGATGCCGCTGCTGTTGCTGCTGCTCGCCGGCTGGGTGATCGTCTGGCGCGTCGTGAATCAGCAATTGAATCCGCTCACCGATCTCGCGGACACGCTCAATCAGCAGACCCACATCTCGCTCGAACCGGTCGATGAAACCTACGTGCCGAGCGAAATCCGCCCGCTCACCAGCGCGATGAACGGCCTGCTCGTGCGCCTGCAAGCGGCGCTCGATGCACAGCGCAAATTCATCGCCGATGCCGCGCATCAGTTGCGCACGCCGCTGACCGCGGTCAAGCTGCACGCGGAGCAGGCGCTCAGCTCGCGCGACCCGGCGAAGGCGATCGAAGCGGTGAAGGAGTTGCGCGCATCGGCGGATCGTGCGGTGCGTCTGTCGAACCAGTTGCTTTCACTCGCGCGCGCCGAGCCGGGCGAACAGGCCGCGCGTTTCGCCGATTTCGACCTCGCCGCGCTCGCCTTCGAAACCGGCGCGGAATGGGTGCCGCGGGCGCTCGCCGCGCGCGTGGACCTCGGCTTCCAGCGTCTGGACGATCCCGACAACGAGCATCCGCTGATCGTGCGCGGCAACATCGTGCTCAGCCGCGAAGTGCTCGCGAATCTGATCGACAACGCACTCAAGTACATTCCGCCGTTTCGCGCCGAGGGCGCGCGCATCACCATGACGGTCACGGAATGGCGCGACGCGAACGACCGCCGCTTCGGCGAAGTCGTCGTGGAGGACAACGGCCCTGGCGTGCCGCCGGATCAGCAACCGGATCTCTTCAAACGCTTCTTCCGCGGCGACGGGCAAAGCGTGGAAGGCGGCGCGGGCCTCGGGCTCGCGATCGTTCACGACATCATGGTGCTGCACGGCGGCACCGTGCATTACGAAGACGCGCCTGAAGGCGGTGCGCGCTTCATCGTACGCATGCCGCTGAAGGAACCGAAGCCGGCCGACGCGGAATGA
- a CDS encoding SET domain-containing protein, translating to MSSRRVTVRRSGVHGKGVFAVKRIAAGEQVMEYKGERISWKEALRRHPHNPEEPNHTFYFALDDGHVIDGKIDGNSAKYINHSCAPNCEAEEVEGRVFIHALRAIEPDEELNYDYGLVIDGRITKKLKKEYECRCGAKKCRGTMLAVKKEKEKKKK from the coding sequence ATGAGTTCACGCAGGGTCACCGTTCGCCGCTCCGGCGTGCATGGCAAGGGCGTGTTTGCCGTGAAGCGGATTGCCGCGGGCGAGCAGGTGATGGAATACAAAGGCGAGCGCATTTCGTGGAAGGAAGCGCTGCGCCGTCATCCCCACAATCCCGAAGAGCCGAACCACACGTTCTACTTCGCGCTCGACGATGGCCACGTGATCGACGGCAAGATCGACGGCAACAGCGCGAAGTACATCAATCACTCGTGCGCGCCGAACTGCGAGGCCGAGGAAGTCGAAGGCCGCGTGTTCATTCACGCGCTGCGCGCCATCGAACCGGACGAAGAGTTGAACTACGACTACGGACTCGTCATCGACGGCCGCATCACGAAGAAGCTCAAGAAGGAATACGAGTGCCGATGCGGCGCGAAGAAGTGCCGCGGCACGATGCTCGCGGTAAAGAAGGAAAAGGAAAAGAAGAAAAAGTAG
- a CDS encoding NADH:flavin oxidoreductase/NADH oxidase, with the protein MSALFTPTTLRSLQIPNRVFVSPMCQYSAERGEATAWHMIHLGQLALSGAGMLFIEATAVEPDGRITPGDLGLWDDVTEAALRPVLAAIRQYSKIAVTMQLSHAGRKASSRKPWEGGQLISVADGGWMTFAPSAVPHKPEETPPLALDAAGLIRVKEAFVASAKRAARLGIDGIEVHCAHGYLLHQFLSPLANQRTDEYGGSRENRMRFPLEIFDAVRAAFPADKPVGVRVSATDWVEGGWGIEDTIAFASELKKRGVDWVDVSSGGVSPLQKIPLSSGYQVPFAQAVKEATGVNTVAVGLITEAKEAEEIVASGQADYVAMARAMLYDPRWPWHAAAELGATVTAPPQYWRSQPRDQKNLFGEITIGQR; encoded by the coding sequence ATGAGCGCGCTGTTCACTCCCACGACCCTCCGCAGTCTTCAGATCCCCAATCGCGTCTTCGTGTCGCCGATGTGTCAGTACTCCGCCGAGCGCGGCGAAGCCACGGCATGGCACATGATCCATCTCGGCCAGCTCGCGCTGTCGGGCGCGGGCATGCTGTTCATCGAGGCGACGGCTGTCGAGCCGGACGGCCGCATCACGCCAGGCGATCTCGGGCTGTGGGATGACGTCACCGAAGCCGCGCTGCGCCCGGTGCTCGCCGCGATCCGCCAGTATTCGAAGATCGCGGTGACGATGCAGTTGTCGCACGCGGGCCGCAAGGCATCGAGCCGCAAGCCGTGGGAAGGCGGGCAGCTGATCTCCGTCGCCGATGGCGGCTGGATGACCTTCGCGCCCTCCGCCGTGCCGCACAAGCCGGAAGAAACGCCGCCGCTCGCGCTCGACGCCGCCGGCCTGATTCGCGTGAAGGAAGCGTTCGTCGCGTCGGCGAAGCGTGCGGCGCGACTCGGCATCGACGGTATCGAGGTGCATTGCGCGCACGGTTATCTGCTGCATCAGTTCCTGTCGCCGCTCGCCAATCAACGCACCGACGAATACGGCGGCTCGCGCGAGAACCGCATGCGTTTCCCGCTCGAAATCTTCGATGCCGTGCGCGCTGCGTTTCCCGCCGACAAGCCCGTCGGCGTGCGCGTCTCCGCGACCGATTGGGTCGAGGGCGGATGGGGTATCGAAGACACGATCGCGTTCGCGTCGGAACTGAAGAAGCGCGGCGTCGACTGGGTCGATGTGTCGTCGGGCGGCGTATCGCCGTTGCAGAAGATTCCGTTGTCGTCGGGTTATCAGGTGCCGTTCGCGCAGGCCGTGAAGGAAGCGACGGGCGTGAACACCGTCGCAGTGGGTCTGATCACCGAGGCGAAGGAAGCGGAGGAAATCGTCGCGAGCGGCCAGGCCGATTACGTCGCGATGGCGCGCGCGATGCTCTACGATCCGCGCTGGCCGTGGCACGCGGCGGCCGAGCTCGGCGCGACCGTCACTGCGCCGCCGCAGTACTGGCGTTCGCAGCCGCGCGATCAGAAGAATCTCTTTGGAGAGATCACTATCGGGCAACGCTGA
- a CDS encoding glutamine amidotransferase — MKHEVLAIRHVYFEDLGSLEHVLGDRGHLVRYLDVGRGRIDAPNPLDPSLLVVLGGPIGAYEDAHYPHLAPLLSMLEKRIAAGLPTIGICLGSQLIARALGARVYPSGQFELGWSPLTLTDAGRASALRHLEADGAAVPVFHWHGDTFDLPKDATLLASTDVCAHQAFAWGDHVLALQCHPEVLTERFESWLVAYPGDIARSGTTVPALREETARHGANLERAARAMFGEWLDRFTVSTR; from the coding sequence ATGAAACATGAAGTCCTGGCGATTCGCCACGTCTATTTCGAAGATCTGGGCAGCCTCGAACACGTACTCGGCGATCGCGGCCACCTGGTGCGCTATCTGGACGTCGGGCGCGGCCGCATCGACGCGCCCAATCCTCTCGATCCCTCGCTGCTCGTCGTGCTCGGCGGGCCGATCGGCGCCTACGAGGACGCGCACTATCCGCATCTCGCGCCGCTGCTGTCGATGCTCGAAAAGCGCATCGCGGCGGGCTTGCCGACCATCGGAATCTGTCTGGGCTCGCAGCTGATCGCGCGGGCGCTCGGCGCGCGGGTGTATCCGTCGGGCCAGTTCGAGCTCGGCTGGTCGCCGCTCACGCTGACCGACGCGGGCCGCGCGTCCGCGCTGCGTCATCTCGAAGCCGATGGCGCGGCAGTGCCCGTCTTTCACTGGCACGGCGACACCTTCGACCTTCCCAAGGACGCGACGCTGCTCGCATCCACCGATGTCTGCGCGCATCAGGCGTTCGCCTGGGGCGATCACGTGCTCGCGCTGCAGTGCCATCCGGAAGTGCTCACGGAGCGCTTCGAGAGCTGGCTGGTCGCCTATCCCGGCGATATCGCGAGGAGCGGCACGACGGTCCCCGCGCTGCGCGAGGAAACCGCGCGTCACGGCGCGAATCTCGAACGCGCGGCGCGCGCGATGTTCGGCGAATGGCTCGACCGCTTCACCGTGTCGACGCGCTGA
- a CDS encoding MarR family winged helix-turn-helix transcriptional regulator, whose translation MSEGVYGEQATGRVTHGLLRLSTAMRSQAWEWAEGAGLTPTQGEILVLLMQRKGPMRLGEIARETALTAATTSDAVSTLEGKGLVEKRRALDDGRALAVRLTARGRTAAKKALQWPDFLAKAVGTLRQDEQVAFYRTLLKTIRQLESQEQIPAHRMCLTCSHFEASKNPKKTPHHCALLHLDMADTDLRLDCSVYEEADVATQKKSWKIFAQLA comes from the coding sequence ATGAGTGAAGGCGTTTACGGAGAGCAGGCGACGGGGCGGGTGACCCACGGCCTGCTGCGGCTGAGCACGGCGATGCGCAGCCAGGCATGGGAATGGGCGGAAGGCGCGGGGCTGACGCCGACCCAGGGTGAAATTCTCGTTCTGCTGATGCAGCGCAAGGGGCCGATGCGCCTCGGCGAGATCGCGCGTGAAACGGCGCTGACCGCCGCCACGACGAGCGATGCGGTGAGCACGCTCGAAGGCAAGGGTCTCGTCGAGAAACGTCGCGCGCTCGACGACGGCCGCGCGCTCGCGGTGCGTCTGACGGCGCGTGGCCGCACGGCTGCGAAGAAAGCGCTGCAATGGCCGGACTTCCTCGCGAAGGCGGTCGGCACGCTGCGCCAGGACGAGCAGGTGGCGTTCTATCGCACGCTCCTGAAGACGATCCGTCAGCTCGAATCGCAGGAGCAGATTCCGGCGCATCGCATGTGCCTTACCTGCTCGCACTTCGAAGCGAGCAAGAATCCGAAGAAGACGCCGCATCACTGCGCGCTTCTGCACCTCGACATGGCGGATACCGATCTGCGTCTCGACTGTTCGGTATACGAAGAAGCCGACGTCGCCACGCAGAAGAAGAGCTGGAAAATCTTCGCCCAGCTCGCCTGA
- a CDS encoding YbdK family carboxylate-amine ligase — MALEPFINSEPFTFGVELEIQVVNTHDYDLTRAASDLMRLIKDEKIPGNITPEITESMIELSTGICTTHEQAVTDLRKIRDTLVAAADQLNVGLAGGGTHAFQQWSDRQIYDAPRFQYISELYGYLAKQFTVFGQHVHIGCPDPNSALFLLHSMSRYIPHFIALSASSPYIQGVDTGFHSARLNSVFAFPLSGRAPFVLTWDGFEEYFSKMVKTGVVNSMKDFYWDIRPKPGFGTIEVRVMDTPLSVDRAAAIACYIQTLSRYLLLDKPLTPREDDYLVYTFNRFEACRFGLEGTCIHPQTGERRTIGEDILATLDLLGPHAEALGSQAALAQVADIARGTNDATWLRGVVDKEKSLHEAVRQQCLEWRR, encoded by the coding sequence ATGGCACTCGAACCCTTCATCAACTCAGAACCGTTCACGTTCGGCGTCGAGCTTGAGATCCAGGTCGTCAATACGCACGACTACGATCTGACTCGCGCCGCGTCGGACCTCATGCGTCTCATCAAGGACGAAAAGATTCCGGGCAACATCACGCCTGAAATCACCGAAAGCATGATCGAGCTGTCGACCGGCATCTGCACGACGCACGAGCAGGCCGTCACCGACCTTCGCAAGATCCGCGATACGCTCGTCGCCGCAGCGGACCAGCTCAACGTCGGCCTGGCCGGCGGCGGCACGCACGCGTTCCAGCAATGGAGCGATCGCCAGATTTACGACGCGCCGCGCTTTCAGTACATCTCGGAACTGTACGGCTACCTCGCCAAACAGTTCACGGTGTTCGGCCAGCATGTCCATATCGGCTGTCCCGATCCGAACAGCGCGCTGTTCCTGCTGCATTCGATGTCGCGCTATATCCCGCATTTCATCGCGCTTTCGGCGTCGTCGCCGTACATTCAGGGCGTCGATACGGGGTTCCACTCGGCGCGTCTGAATTCGGTTTTCGCGTTCCCGCTGTCGGGGCGCGCGCCGTTCGTGCTGACCTGGGACGGCTTCGAGGAATACTTCTCGAAGATGGTCAAAACGGGCGTCGTCAACAGCATGAAGGACTTCTACTGGGATATCCGGCCGAAGCCCGGTTTCGGCACGATCGAAGTGCGCGTGATGGATACGCCGCTGTCGGTCGACAGGGCCGCCGCGATCGCCTGCTACATCCAGACGCTGTCGCGCTATCTGCTGCTCGACAAGCCGCTCACGCCGCGCGAGGACGACTACCTCGTCTACACCTTCAACCGTTTCGAGGCGTGCCGCTTCGGGCTGGAAGGCACCTGCATCCATCCGCAGACGGGCGAGCGCCGGACCATCGGCGAGGACATTCTCGCGACGCTCGATCTGCTCGGCCCGCACGCCGAGGCGCTCGGCTCGCAGGCCGCCCTCGCGCAGGTGGCCGACATCGCGCGCGGCACGAACGATGCGACATGGCTGCGCGGTGTGGTGGACAAGGAAAAATCGCTGCATGAGGCAGTCAGGCAGCAATGTCTGGAATGGCGCCGATAA